Proteins from a single region of Terriglobales bacterium:
- a CDS encoding amidohydrolase family protein, with product MKTRRLAISFLSVLVAISPAQSSRQKTRMATSKVEEAGPIAIRGGKLLTITHGVIENGVVIMDGGKITAVGGSGTAIPRNATVVDATGMTVYPGLIDSETNIGLVEVEADQMSNDLVEPSDEIMPQMHVYDAFHAETQRIPVVRVNGITNAIVAPGTEDSLPGQDIFIQLDGKDRDDMILVRDIAMPLNFSAEQRRRGGRGEGGGISSRFPSTRMGLASQLRQAFLDAQDYEARQKSGAGRTSDSSSSASSKAGGQKRDLKLEALLPYLHGQKPVVIGAKDGYDVENAMRLAHEFNLKVILNHVTHSQDVLDEIASWKVPVIVGPIYDFPRGDERYDAVYSLPAELYKRGVKIAFASYHVENNRNLPYAAGYAVAFGLPYEEALKAVTINPAEMWGVADKLGSLDVGKTANVVIANGDPLDVKTDVKQVFIEGRKIPMENRQTRLRDEYGGVPPVPGK from the coding sequence ATGAAAACCAGACGACTCGCGATCAGCTTTCTCTCGGTTCTCGTTGCCATCTCGCCGGCGCAAAGCTCCAGGCAGAAAACGCGCATGGCGACTTCAAAGGTTGAAGAGGCTGGTCCGATCGCGATTCGCGGAGGCAAGCTGCTCACGATTACTCATGGCGTGATTGAGAACGGCGTTGTCATCATGGACGGGGGCAAGATTACCGCTGTGGGTGGGTCAGGCACAGCGATCCCACGCAATGCGACAGTTGTGGATGCGACAGGAATGACGGTCTATCCGGGTCTGATCGATTCAGAAACGAACATTGGGCTCGTAGAAGTGGAAGCCGATCAGATGAGCAACGACCTTGTCGAACCCAGTGACGAGATCATGCCGCAGATGCACGTGTACGATGCGTTTCATGCAGAGACGCAGCGCATTCCTGTCGTACGCGTCAATGGCATCACCAATGCGATTGTAGCGCCAGGCACGGAAGACAGCCTGCCCGGCCAGGACATCTTCATTCAGCTCGACGGCAAGGATCGTGACGACATGATTCTTGTGCGCGACATCGCTATGCCCTTGAATTTCTCTGCCGAGCAGCGACGCCGTGGTGGACGCGGCGAGGGTGGAGGGATCAGCAGCCGCTTTCCATCCACACGCATGGGATTGGCATCGCAGCTGCGTCAGGCATTCCTCGATGCGCAGGACTACGAAGCCCGGCAGAAGAGCGGTGCAGGCCGCACTTCCGATTCGTCCAGCAGCGCTTCGAGCAAGGCAGGAGGGCAGAAGCGCGACCTGAAGCTTGAGGCGTTGCTTCCCTACCTGCATGGTCAAAAGCCTGTTGTGATCGGAGCAAAAGATGGCTACGACGTGGAAAACGCAATGCGTCTTGCGCACGAGTTCAATCTCAAAGTCATTTTGAACCACGTGACGCATTCGCAGGACGTCCTGGATGAAATCGCTTCGTGGAAGGTACCAGTGATCGTCGGCCCCATCTACGACTTTCCGCGAGGCGACGAGCGCTACGATGCCGTGTATTCGCTGCCAGCAGAGCTGTACAAACGCGGCGTGAAGATTGCCTTCGCCTCGTATCACGTAGAGAACAACCGAAACCTGCCGTATGCTGCCGGCTACGCAGTTGCGTTCGGACTTCCCTACGAAGAGGCACTGAAAGCCGTGACCATCAATCCCGCCGAAATGTGGGGAGTAGCCGACAAACTCGGCTCACTAGATGTCGGCAAAACCGCCAACGTCGTGATCGCAAACGGCGATCCACTGGATGTGAAAACCGATGTGAAGCAGGTGTTCATCGAAGGCCGCAAGATTCCCATGGAGAACCGACAGACGCGGCTGCGTGATGAGTATGGCGGCGTTCCTCCAGTGCCAGGAAAATAA
- a CDS encoding GxxExxY protein produces MGTAARAIRTPDSISREIIRAAMKVHTAVGPGLLESAYEAFLSFELQRSGLSVRSQVGFPAVYEGVRLELGYRVDLLVENMVIVELKCVEAILPVHKAQLLSYLRLNGKPLGLLINFHVERLKDGIRRVVNGYSWR; encoded by the coding sequence ATGGGGACTGCGGCACGAGCGATAAGAACTCCAGACTCAATCAGTCGAGAGATCATTCGTGCCGCTATGAAAGTACATACCGCCGTCGGCCCGGGCTTATTGGAGAGTGCGTACGAGGCGTTTCTCTCGTTCGAGCTGCAACGGTCGGGATTGAGTGTTCGGTCGCAAGTTGGATTTCCAGCAGTTTACGAGGGAGTTCGGCTGGAACTGGGTTATCGAGTCGATCTGCTAGTTGAGAACATGGTCATCGTTGAGCTGAAGTGCGTCGAAGCCATTCTTCCAGTTCACAAAGCGCAGCTTCTCTCTTACCTCCGGCTAAACGGCAAGCCGCTCGGCCTTCTAATCAACTTCCATGTTGAACGCCTGAAAGACGGTATCCGGCGAGTCGTAAATGGGTATAGCTGGAGATAA
- the fabF gene encoding beta-ketoacyl-ACP synthase II: MSRRVVVTGIGLICGVGNTSPEVWTNLLAGKSGVAQITGFDTTGFACTIAAEVKNFDPLNFIEKKEARKMGRFIHVCMAATDEAVKMAGLSITPDIAERVGVHIGSGIGGFDIIEREHSNLIQGGPRKISPFFIPAAIINLAAGHVSIRYGAKGPNEATATACTTSAHSIGDAFKIIARGAADVMIAGGTEAAITPMGVGGFAAMRALSTRNDAPEKASRPFDVDRDGFVIGEGAGILILEELDFARRRGAPIFAEIIGYGMSADAYHITQPAEEGEGGYRVMVAAMADAGVKPEQIDYINVHGTSTPLGDVLETKAIKRAFGEHAKNGLAVSSTKSMTGHLLGGAGGLEAGITVLALRDQCLPPTINLDKPDPECDLDYVPNKSRQTKIEIALSNSFGFGGTNGSLIFRRWTE; encoded by the coding sequence TTGAGCCGTAGAGTCGTCGTTACTGGAATAGGCCTCATTTGCGGGGTGGGCAACACCAGCCCGGAGGTCTGGACGAATCTGCTGGCCGGCAAGAGCGGCGTTGCGCAGATTACCGGCTTCGACACGACTGGCTTTGCGTGCACCATCGCCGCCGAAGTCAAGAACTTCGATCCGCTCAACTTCATCGAGAAAAAAGAAGCCCGCAAGATGGGCCGCTTCATTCATGTCTGCATGGCCGCAACCGATGAAGCGGTCAAGATGGCAGGGCTGAGCATCACGCCGGACATCGCCGAGCGCGTGGGCGTTCACATCGGCTCAGGCATCGGCGGATTCGACATCATTGAGCGCGAGCACTCGAATCTGATTCAGGGCGGCCCGCGCAAGATTTCACCATTCTTCATCCCTGCCGCAATTATCAATCTTGCAGCCGGCCACGTGAGCATTCGCTACGGCGCGAAAGGTCCGAATGAGGCGACGGCGACGGCCTGCACAACCAGCGCGCACTCGATCGGCGATGCGTTCAAGATTATCGCGCGCGGTGCTGCGGACGTAATGATCGCGGGGGGAACAGAAGCGGCGATTACGCCGATGGGCGTCGGCGGATTTGCCGCCATGCGCGCGCTCTCCACGCGTAACGATGCTCCGGAAAAAGCAAGTCGCCCATTCGATGTCGATCGCGATGGGTTTGTGATCGGCGAAGGCGCCGGCATCCTGATTCTCGAAGAGCTGGATTTTGCACGTCGTCGAGGAGCTCCGATCTTTGCCGAGATCATCGGGTATGGGATGAGCGCCGATGCGTACCACATCACGCAGCCCGCAGAAGAAGGGGAAGGCGGATACCGCGTGATGGTGGCGGCCATGGCGGATGCAGGCGTCAAACCGGAACAGATCGACTACATCAACGTCCATGGCACATCGACTCCGCTGGGCGACGTTCTCGAAACCAAAGCCATCAAACGGGCCTTCGGTGAGCACGCAAAAAACGGTCTCGCCGTCAGCTCGACGAAATCTATGACCGGCCATCTGCTCGGCGGCGCTGGCGGTCTCGAGGCCGGCATTACCGTTTTGGCACTGCGCGATCAGTGTCTCCCGCCGACAATCAACCTCGACAAACCAGATCCCGAATGTGACCTTGACTACGTGCCGAATAAGTCACGGCAAACCAAGATTGAGATCGCGCTTTCCAATTCATTTGGATTTGGCGGAACCAACGGCTCATTGATTTTCAGGCGCTGGACGGAATAA
- the dtd gene encoding D-aminoacyl-tRNA deacylase, protein MRAVVQRVSEASVTVDGRIVGRIGNGLLVLLGVSKTDNQTSADYMIDKLLGLRVFPDAEGKMNLNVREAGGAVLVVSQFTLYGDVRRGKRPSFDDAARPEQARALYEYFVATIREQSIECATGEFQAMMKVALVNDGPVTILIDSEKAF, encoded by the coding sequence ATGCGCGCCGTCGTTCAGCGAGTCAGCGAAGCGAGCGTCACCGTCGACGGACGAATCGTGGGACGGATCGGGAACGGACTGCTCGTGCTCCTCGGAGTCAGCAAAACTGACAATCAAACTTCCGCCGATTACATGATCGACAAGCTGCTTGGCTTGCGCGTTTTTCCTGACGCGGAAGGCAAGATGAATTTGAACGTGCGCGAGGCCGGTGGCGCTGTGCTGGTGGTGTCGCAATTCACGTTATATGGCGATGTACGTCGAGGAAAGCGGCCGTCGTTCGACGATGCCGCACGTCCGGAGCAGGCGAGGGCGCTTTATGAATACTTCGTGGCAACGATTCGCGAACAAAGCATTGAGTGTGCGACCGGAGAATTTCAGGCGATGATGAAGGTTGCTCTTGTGAACGATGGACCGGTCACGATTTTGATTGATTCGGAAAAGGCGTTTTGA
- a CDS encoding amidohydrolase family protein, with amino-acid sequence MGIFRWLWCAGLVALSITASVAAQTATSQTGPAAVPDLLIRNGTILTVTHGVIQNGSVLVHNGKIAQIGTNISAPAGATVIDANGKFVMPGIVDCHSHLALDSDVNEATNPITPSMNMLDAFVNTDKGLYQALAGGVTSLLLLHGSANVIGGQAVVIKNKFGLSREQMLFPNAPRSIKFATGENPKRVYGSRNQLPSTRMGNFEVQREALQQAREYMRDWDDYNAKVQKGEKDIRAPKRDLKLDALADVLRGKLYVQIHCYRADEFLTEMAMAREFGYHIRAFHHALEAYKVADKIAAEGIAVATWPDWWGFKDEAWDAQPWNAVMTSRHGVRVALKSDSNDVVRRLNQDAGKVIRYGAATQEEALKMITLNPAWIIGVDNRVGSLEVGKDADISIWNTDPLSSYAKVEKTIIDGEVYFDSSLPGLGLTHWKNAPMSGSDFDGSLEDEMGIGEMH; translated from the coding sequence ATGGGGATCTTCCGCTGGCTCTGGTGTGCAGGCCTGGTCGCGCTGTCAATCACGGCTTCGGTTGCAGCTCAGACTGCAACTTCCCAGACTGGTCCAGCTGCCGTGCCCGATCTGCTCATCCGCAACGGCACAATCCTGACGGTCACTCACGGCGTGATTCAGAACGGGAGCGTGCTGGTCCACAACGGCAAAATCGCGCAGATTGGAACCAATATCTCTGCACCTGCCGGAGCTACGGTGATCGACGCCAACGGCAAATTCGTCATGCCCGGCATTGTCGATTGCCACTCGCATCTGGCCCTTGACAGCGATGTGAACGAAGCTACCAACCCGATCACGCCGTCGATGAACATGCTCGATGCATTCGTGAATACCGACAAGGGCCTGTATCAGGCGCTCGCCGGCGGCGTCACGTCGCTTCTGCTTTTGCACGGCTCAGCGAACGTGATTGGCGGCCAGGCCGTGGTGATTAAGAACAAGTTCGGCCTGAGCCGCGAGCAAATGCTCTTCCCCAATGCGCCGCGCTCAATCAAGTTCGCAACCGGCGAAAATCCGAAGCGCGTTTATGGCTCGCGCAATCAGCTCCCATCAACCCGCATGGGCAACTTTGAGGTGCAGCGCGAGGCCCTGCAGCAGGCTCGCGAGTATATGCGCGATTGGGATGATTACAACGCTAAAGTGCAAAAAGGGGAAAAAGATATACGCGCTCCCAAGCGCGATCTGAAGCTCGACGCTCTCGCCGATGTTCTTCGGGGCAAGCTTTACGTTCAGATTCACTGCTATCGCGCCGACGAGTTCCTCACCGAGATGGCAATGGCGCGCGAGTTCGGATATCACATCCGCGCATTCCATCACGCGCTGGAAGCTTACAAAGTGGCAGACAAAATCGCCGCCGAGGGCATCGCCGTGGCGACCTGGCCCGACTGGTGGGGCTTCAAAGACGAAGCTTGGGACGCACAGCCCTGGAATGCCGTGATGACCTCCCGCCACGGAGTTCGAGTTGCTCTTAAGAGCGATTCCAATGATGTGGTTCGGCGCCTGAATCAAGATGCCGGCAAAGTCATTCGTTATGGCGCCGCGACGCAGGAAGAAGCATTGAAGATGATCACGCTAAATCCGGCATGGATCATCGGCGTCGATAATCGGGTCGGCTCGCTCGAAGTAGGAAAGGATGCGGATATCTCCATCTGGAACACAGACCCGCTCTCCAGCTACGCCAAAGTAGAGAAGACGATTATCGACGGCGAAGTTTACTTCGACAGCTCACTTCCTGGTTTGGGACTCACGCACTGGAAGAACGCTCCCATGTCGGGCAGCGACTTCGATGGCAGTCTCGAAGACGAAATGGGAATCGGGGAGATGCACTAA
- the acpP gene encoding acyl carrier protein yields the protein MAAVDEKVKQIIVEQLGVDEGEVTPNASFVDDLGADSLDTVELVMAFEEAFDIEIPDEEAEKIKTVKNAVDYINAHAKGGK from the coding sequence ATGGCCGCTGTAGATGAGAAGGTAAAGCAGATCATCGTGGAACAACTTGGCGTGGATGAAGGCGAAGTTACTCCTAATGCGTCGTTCGTGGACGACCTCGGCGCAGACTCCCTCGACACCGTCGAACTCGTCATGGCCTTCGAAGAGGCTTTCGACATCGAGATTCCCGACGAAGAAGCTGAGAAGATCAAGACGGTCAAGAACGCCGTCGACTACATCAACGCACACGCGAAAGGCGGCAAGTAG
- the acpP gene encoding acyl carrier protein — translation MPGVEDKVKQIIVDQLSVEESEVSPSASFVDDLGADSLDRVELIMAFEEAFDLEIPDEEAEKIKTVQDAVSYIEKNSKIAKQ, via the coding sequence ATGCCCGGGGTTGAAGATAAAGTCAAACAGATCATCGTGGACCAGCTCAGCGTGGAAGAGAGCGAGGTCTCGCCCAGCGCATCGTTTGTGGACGATCTCGGCGCCGATTCTCTCGATCGTGTCGAGCTCATCATGGCATTCGAGGAGGCCTTCGATCTCGAAATCCCCGACGAAGAAGCCGAGAAGATCAAGACCGTGCAGGACGCGGTCAGCTACATCGAGAAGAACTCCAAGATAGCGAAGCAGTAG